One genomic window of Fimbriimonadaceae bacterium includes the following:
- a CDS encoding type 1 glutamine amidotransferase, translating into MNKKIEGKKIAILATNGFEESELFDTKKRLEDAGATTTIVSLETGDIKSWKGDGWGKQAHVDKTVDQCRAEDFDALMIPGGVANPDRLRMSDKAVRFVKGFVESGRPIGAICHGPWMLAEADALQGRNVTSYASIKTDLKNAGAHWKDEAVVTDRGIVTSRKPDDIPAFADKLIEEVGEGRHTRSPAGASFGR; encoded by the coding sequence ATGAACAAGAAGATTGAAGGAAAGAAGATCGCCATTCTCGCGACCAACGGGTTTGAGGAATCGGAGCTTTTCGACACGAAGAAGAGGCTCGAGGACGCGGGTGCGACCACGACCATCGTGTCTTTGGAGACCGGCGACATCAAGAGTTGGAAGGGCGACGGCTGGGGCAAACAGGCGCACGTCGACAAGACCGTGGATCAGTGCCGCGCCGAAGATTTCGACGCGCTGATGATTCCCGGCGGCGTGGCGAACCCCGACCGGCTCCGTATGAGCGACAAGGCAGTGCGGTTCGTCAAGGGCTTCGTGGAGTCCGGTCGGCCGATCGGCGCCATCTGCCACGGACCGTGGATGCTGGCCGAAGCCGACGCGCTCCAGGGCCGCAACGTGACGAGCTACGCCTCGATCAAGACCGATTTGAAGAATGCCGGCGCCCACTGGAAAGACGAGGCGGTGGTCACCGACCGCGGCATCGTCACAAGCCGGAAGCCCGACGACATCCCCGCATTTGCGGACAAGTTGATCGAGGAGGTCGGCGAGGGACGCCACACGCGTTCTCCCGCAGGCGCAAGTTTTGGTCGGTAG
- a CDS encoding basic secretory family protein yields MKQTACIALLLSAALLGAQQPLQKHIYPLAPRLECPPVSVDASDFPEGQAWGEAAKGLVESWFPTVCSLLATEDYKAPSQIRLVIKKKISAPAYTSGNTITINGEWITAHPDDLGMVVHELTHVVQSYPGRGPKPGWLVEGIADYVRWWRYEPEAKRPRIDATRNKYTDSYRTTAYWLAWVSRQYDMGLGPALDRALRHGDDPMPLFHKLTGKDAQALWDEFVASVGAVPSDFP; encoded by the coding sequence ATGAAACAGACAGCATGCATCGCACTCCTCTTGAGCGCGGCTCTCCTAGGGGCACAACAGCCGCTCCAAAAGCACATCTATCCCTTGGCGCCGCGGCTGGAGTGCCCTCCCGTGTCGGTCGATGCGTCCGACTTCCCCGAGGGTCAGGCGTGGGGCGAGGCGGCCAAGGGGCTCGTCGAGTCGTGGTTCCCGACGGTGTGCTCCCTGCTCGCCACCGAGGATTACAAGGCCCCGTCGCAGATACGGCTTGTCATCAAGAAGAAGATCTCGGCGCCGGCTTACACGTCGGGCAATACGATCACCATCAACGGCGAGTGGATCACCGCCCATCCGGACGATCTCGGGATGGTCGTCCACGAGTTGACGCACGTCGTGCAGTCCTACCCGGGAAGGGGCCCCAAGCCCGGCTGGCTCGTCGAGGGCATCGCCGACTACGTGCGCTGGTGGCGCTACGAGCCGGAGGCTAAACGGCCGCGCATCGATGCAACCCGCAACAAGTACACCGACAGCTACCGAACCACCGCCTACTGGCTCGCCTGGGTGTCGCGCCAGTACGACATGGGTCTGGGGCCGGCGTTGGACCGGGCACTCCGCCATGGCGACGACCCAATGCCGTTGTTCCATAAGCTCACGGGCAAGGACGCCCAGGCGCTCTGGGACGAGTTCGTCGCGAGCGTCGGCGCGGTGCCGTCGGATTTTCCGTGA
- a CDS encoding polyphosphate kinase 2 family protein → MKIQTKPFRIGEGESVDLGKCPTRVKPFYKSKGDYKDLLEKHIEKLSALQNLQYAHNQYALLVIFQAMDAAGKDGAIKHVMSGVNPQGCQVFSFKHPSAQELDHDFLWRTTRCLPERGRIGIFNRSYYEEVLVVRVHPEILQGQGLPKEDLEDPEIWDHRMRSMVDLEKHLNRNGTKVVKFFLHVSKEEQRRRFLARIEDPEKNWKFSPGDLAERAHWNEYMAAYEACLGATSTNHAPWYAVPADDKYNARLIVSQVIVETLEGLKMTYPEAEAHGDELAACRQQLEAEAK, encoded by the coding sequence ATGAAGATCCAAACCAAGCCGTTCCGCATCGGCGAAGGTGAGTCCGTGGATTTGGGGAAGTGCCCGACCCGCGTCAAGCCGTTCTACAAGTCGAAGGGCGACTACAAGGACCTCCTCGAGAAGCACATCGAGAAGCTGAGCGCGCTGCAGAACCTTCAATACGCCCACAACCAGTACGCCCTCCTGGTGATCTTCCAAGCGATGGATGCCGCAGGGAAGGACGGCGCGATCAAGCACGTGATGTCCGGCGTGAACCCCCAGGGTTGCCAGGTCTTCAGCTTCAAGCATCCGAGCGCCCAGGAGCTCGACCACGACTTCCTTTGGAGGACGACCCGGTGCCTTCCAGAACGCGGCCGCATCGGGATCTTCAACCGCTCGTACTACGAGGAGGTGCTCGTGGTGCGCGTCCATCCGGAGATTCTCCAAGGGCAGGGGTTGCCGAAGGAGGATCTCGAAGACCCCGAGATCTGGGACCATCGGATGCGATCGATGGTGGACCTCGAGAAGCACTTGAACCGCAACGGCACCAAGGTGGTGAAGTTTTTCCTCCACGTTTCGAAGGAGGAGCAGCGCAGGCGCTTCCTCGCGCGCATCGAAGATCCTGAGAAGAACTGGAAGTTCAGCCCAGGCGACCTGGCCGAGCGCGCCCACTGGAACGAGTACATGGCCGCCTACGAGGCGTGCCTCGGCGCGACGAGCACGAACCACGCCCCCTGGTACGCGGTTCCCGCCGACGACAAGTACAACGCCCGCCTCATCGTGTCCCAGGTGATTGTGGAGACGCTGGAGGGTCTGAAGATGACCTATCCCGAAGCCGAAGCGCACGGAGACGAGTTGGCCGCGTGCCGCCAACAACTGGAAGCGGAAGCAAAATAG
- a CDS encoding Gfo/Idh/MocA family oxidoreductase: MRTVRFGVVGCGLMGREFASAAARWCHLEGVSAKPEIVAVCDADPAAMEWFGAHFEVPLQTTRYSELLADPAVEAVYCAVPHHRHEELYTATLAAGKHLFAEKPFGIDLPAAERISAAVDAKPELLVRCSSEFPYFPGAQRIAKMASEGAFGRILEVRAGFCHSSDLDPNKAINWKRRIATNGEYGCMGDLGLHVLHLPLRLGFRAKNVRALLSNVVETRPDGHGGTAPCETWDNAILACESTEGFPMIFETKRISPGDTNTWSLRILGTKNSAEFSTRHPKTLRTMPYEPGGPQAWREEDLGYAGATQTITGSIFEFGFTDAILQMWAAYLEELAGNRPAFPCATPEEALASHRLFTAALESQRTGRTVEVG; the protein is encoded by the coding sequence ATGAGAACCGTCCGTTTCGGGGTTGTCGGGTGTGGGCTGATGGGTCGGGAGTTCGCCAGCGCCGCGGCGCGGTGGTGCCATCTCGAGGGCGTTTCCGCCAAGCCCGAAATCGTGGCCGTCTGCGATGCGGACCCCGCAGCCATGGAGTGGTTCGGTGCGCATTTCGAGGTCCCCCTCCAAACCACCCGATACTCCGAGCTTCTGGCCGACCCCGCGGTGGAGGCGGTGTACTGCGCCGTGCCCCACCACCGGCACGAGGAGCTTTACACGGCCACCCTCGCGGCGGGAAAGCACCTGTTCGCCGAGAAGCCTTTCGGCATCGACCTTCCCGCGGCCGAGCGCATCTCCGCGGCCGTGGACGCCAAGCCCGAGTTGCTGGTGCGCTGTTCGAGCGAGTTTCCCTACTTCCCCGGTGCGCAGCGCATCGCGAAGATGGCGTCAGAGGGCGCATTCGGCCGCATCCTCGAGGTGCGGGCGGGGTTCTGCCACAGCAGCGACCTCGACCCGAACAAGGCGATCAATTGGAAACGCCGCATCGCGACCAACGGCGAGTACGGCTGCATGGGCGACCTCGGATTGCACGTGCTCCACCTTCCGTTGCGGTTGGGATTCCGCGCCAAGAACGTGCGCGCGCTGCTGAGCAACGTGGTGGAGACCCGTCCCGACGGGCACGGTGGCACGGCACCGTGCGAGACGTGGGACAACGCGATCCTTGCGTGCGAAAGCACCGAGGGATTCCCGATGATCTTCGAAACCAAACGCATCTCACCGGGCGACACCAACACCTGGAGTCTGCGCATTCTCGGGACGAAGAACAGCGCCGAGTTCTCCACGCGCCATCCCAAGACGCTCCGCACGATGCCCTACGAGCCCGGCGGTCCGCAGGCGTGGCGCGAGGAGGATCTGGGCTATGCGGGAGCGACCCAGACGATCACGGGCAGCATCTTCGAGTTCGGGTTCACCGATGCGATCCTGCAGATGTGGGCCGCGTACCTCGAGGAGCTGGCTGGGAACCGCCCCGCGTTTCCCTGCGCGACTCCGGAGGAGGCGCTGGCGAGCCACCGACTCTTCACCGCGGCCTTGGAGTCGCAGCGCACCGGGCGGACGGTCGAGGTCGGGTGA
- a CDS encoding carbohydrate kinase family protein gives MAEIVVAGHICLDVIPHFLRDAELRPGALIEVGAADLATGGCVPNVGRALHRLGVSVDLVGKIGDDPFGRVVAELLAAESPSLTRGLAATAGGVTSYSIVISPPGRDRTFLHMPGENDTFSASDLDDAHLEGAKVLHFGYPPLMARMYADEGGELESLLAKARRAGAAVSLDMSLPDPASPSGKAPWGRILERVLPLVDLFFPSDGELAFMLGRPAEECAERCLEMGAGIVVVKRGTRGLAAWTAGEDRLSTIPGLSNAASWANRTAEHPCFSVEAVGTTGAGDATIAGFLMGWVRGFGLEACLEAGCAVGACSVESRDAASGVRPWAETRARIDGGWN, from the coding sequence ATGGCGGAGATCGTCGTCGCCGGCCACATCTGTCTCGACGTGATTCCGCACTTCCTCAGGGACGCCGAGCTGCGGCCCGGCGCCCTGATCGAGGTCGGGGCCGCCGACCTGGCCACCGGCGGTTGCGTGCCGAACGTGGGCCGGGCCCTTCACCGACTCGGGGTGTCGGTCGACCTAGTCGGGAAGATCGGCGACGACCCGTTTGGAAGGGTGGTCGCCGAGCTGCTGGCCGCCGAGTCGCCTTCTTTGACACGCGGCTTGGCGGCCACCGCCGGCGGTGTGACCTCCTACTCGATCGTGATCAGCCCGCCCGGCCGGGACCGCACGTTCTTGCACATGCCGGGCGAGAACGACACGTTTTCGGCGAGCGACCTCGATGACGCCCATTTGGAGGGGGCGAAGGTGCTGCACTTCGGCTACCCGCCGCTCATGGCCCGGATGTACGCCGACGAGGGCGGGGAGTTGGAGTCGCTGCTTGCCAAGGCTCGGCGCGCGGGGGCGGCGGTCTCGCTGGACATGAGCCTGCCCGATCCGGCCTCCCCTTCTGGGAAGGCGCCCTGGGGGCGGATCCTCGAACGCGTGCTGCCCCTTGTGGACCTCTTCTTCCCCAGCGACGGGGAGTTGGCGTTCATGCTCGGGCGACCCGCCGAGGAGTGCGCCGAGCGGTGCCTCGAGATGGGCGCGGGCATCGTCGTGGTGAAGCGGGGGACCCGAGGCCTGGCCGCCTGGACCGCCGGCGAGGACCGGCTCTCGACGATTCCCGGACTTTCGAACGCGGCCTCCTGGGCGAACCGGACCGCAGAGCACCCGTGCTTCTCGGTGGAGGCCGTGGGGACCACGGGCGCGGGGGACGCCACCATCGCCGGCTTCCTGATGGGTTGGGTGCGCGGGTTTGGTCTCGAGGCATGTTTGGAGGCCGGGTGCGCCGTCGGGGCGTGCTCGGTGGAATCGCGCGATGCGGCAAGCGGCGTGCGGCCTTGGGCGGAGACCCGGGCACGAATCGATGGGGGATGGAATTGA
- a CDS encoding prepilin-type N-terminal cleavage/methylation domain-containing protein — MPAGFTLIELLVVIAIIAILAAILFPVFSQAKAKAKQIACISNFRQLGAAMMMYMGDWDDRLPDRRDLKSSLPGGYKPWTTWPPSDPRTGWLGPTVGIYLKNFEILVCPGTEASALGRVPQVVQEFDVAGRRWKSNFWMWRFDRPDDPVPLDNLWGKSEEQAVRDLQLAGNPQVGSPQGVSDVEMAVDAYFPRTIPSVPADLKGKSVHFGGRNRLFLDWHAKFLKDARTE; from the coding sequence GTGCCCGCGGGGTTTACCCTGATCGAGCTCTTGGTGGTGATCGCGATCATCGCCATCCTCGCGGCCATCCTCTTCCCCGTCTTCTCGCAGGCGAAGGCCAAGGCCAAGCAGATCGCGTGCATCAGCAACTTCCGCCAGCTCGGGGCGGCGATGATGATGTACATGGGCGACTGGGACGACCGTCTCCCCGATCGCCGAGACCTCAAATCCTCGCTGCCCGGCGGGTACAAACCATGGACTACGTGGCCTCCCTCCGATCCGCGCACGGGTTGGCTTGGGCCCACAGTGGGCATCTACCTGAAGAACTTCGAGATCCTCGTTTGTCCAGGAACCGAAGCCTCCGCGCTCGGCCGCGTGCCCCAAGTCGTGCAGGAGTTCGACGTCGCCGGCCGCCGTTGGAAGAGCAACTTCTGGATGTGGCGCTTCGACCGACCCGACGACCCCGTGCCCCTCGACAATCTCTGGGGCAAGTCGGAGGAGCAGGCCGTTCGCGATCTCCAGCTCGCGGGCAATCCCCAGGTGGGCTCGCCCCAAGGCGTCTCGGACGTCGAGATGGCCGTGGACGCCTACTTCCCCCGCACCATCCCGTCGGTGCCAGCCGACTTGAAGGGCAAATCCGTCCATTTCGGCGGCCGGAACCGGCTGTTCCTCGACTGGCACGCCAAGTTCCTGAAGGACGCGCGGACGGAGTGA
- a CDS encoding glycoside hydrolase family 127 protein, with translation MPATRALGLPLALLLSLIAVPSRAQRPALDESFLKGFQRLEVPEVVVDNLGGGPPRRQRCYSAKADFRATVEAVRATLDGRYWTAGEDKSWFGPTSLHWWSGRDNLPFHGWTIEVAEGQSRPDVLFASDLVAVGQPAQGWTSISILEPMGPNPRLREFEPEDITLESGMLRTQLDEAKEFYLRIPNDDLLLGFRRRAGLPAPGRELGGWYSDDAFNAFGQILSGLARMYATTRDPACKAKAEVLEANWAKCIAPDGFFYYSTKPNAPHYTFDKMVGALVDMAVYCESEGVEAHLSRITDWAIKNLDRTNAYALNVWQGSTEWYTLSENLYRAYFLTREHKYGDFAKVWEYTAFWDRLAKGAPLFKGQGPGTESLPTAYHAYSHVNTLAGAARAYLATGEKHYLDTVTRGYDFLQTQQCFATGGYGPDERLALRDEVVHRLETTTPTFETQCGSWAAFKLCRLLILITGDARYGDWVERLAINGIAATIPMSASGGVMYNSDYNPFGGQKVNDGQWTCCTGTRPMAVAVLPELIYFRERGGGVRVNLFVPSTLTFNSYGGAVRLRQSTRFPEAPSTTLTFEEAPGEAMALSFRRPGWLSGPMTAKLNGKPLALVDAGKNWMRVSRRWRKGEVLELELPMEFRSVPIDPKKTFPTAITYGPVAMAFRSEFNPGGAIEFDKLAANFEKMPGEALSFRLRSQPGTLARPYYAYKEGEDYFLYLDPSLPKRIGFRRLETAGRWNDGGQFWFSNEVGASCEAKFDGTGVRWLGWKYDDAGRAEVRIDGKVVTVVDQYAPTRGAPFDWSVRDLPPGLHTIRVTVLPDKTPESKDRFINVAGFEVTFW, from the coding sequence ATGCCTGCAACACGGGCTCTCGGTCTCCCCTTGGCGTTGCTCCTGTCGCTGATCGCCGTTCCGTCTCGAGCCCAGCGTCCCGCGTTGGACGAGAGCTTCCTCAAGGGATTCCAGCGGCTTGAGGTGCCCGAAGTCGTCGTCGACAACTTGGGCGGCGGGCCCCCGCGTCGACAACGCTGCTATTCCGCCAAGGCTGACTTCCGCGCGACCGTCGAGGCTGTGCGAGCGACCTTGGATGGCAGGTACTGGACGGCTGGAGAAGACAAGTCCTGGTTTGGTCCGACGTCGCTCCACTGGTGGAGCGGCCGAGACAACCTCCCCTTCCACGGCTGGACGATCGAGGTCGCCGAAGGCCAGAGCAGGCCGGACGTTCTCTTCGCGTCGGACTTGGTTGCCGTCGGACAGCCTGCGCAAGGTTGGACCAGCATCTCGATCCTCGAGCCGATGGGTCCCAACCCACGCCTTAGGGAGTTCGAGCCCGAGGACATCACGCTCGAATCCGGAATGCTCAGGACGCAGCTCGACGAGGCCAAGGAGTTCTACCTGCGGATCCCCAACGACGATCTGCTGCTCGGCTTCAGGCGGAGGGCCGGGCTGCCCGCACCGGGGCGCGAGTTGGGAGGTTGGTATTCGGACGACGCCTTCAACGCGTTCGGCCAGATTCTCTCTGGGCTTGCGCGCATGTACGCGACCACCCGCGATCCCGCGTGCAAGGCCAAGGCGGAGGTGCTCGAGGCGAACTGGGCCAAGTGCATCGCGCCCGACGGGTTCTTCTACTACTCGACCAAGCCCAACGCGCCGCACTACACGTTCGACAAGATGGTGGGCGCGCTTGTGGACATGGCGGTCTATTGCGAGAGCGAGGGCGTCGAGGCGCACCTTTCGCGCATCACGGACTGGGCGATCAAAAACCTCGATCGCACAAACGCGTATGCGCTCAACGTGTGGCAAGGATCGACGGAGTGGTACACGCTCAGCGAGAACCTCTACCGCGCCTACTTCCTGACCCGCGAGCACAAATACGGCGACTTCGCCAAGGTTTGGGAGTACACGGCGTTCTGGGATCGGCTCGCCAAGGGCGCCCCCCTCTTCAAAGGACAAGGACCTGGCACGGAGTCGCTGCCGACGGCGTACCATGCCTACAGCCACGTCAACACTCTTGCGGGGGCGGCGCGCGCCTACCTGGCCACCGGCGAGAAGCACTATCTCGACACCGTGACCCGCGGCTACGACTTCCTGCAGACCCAGCAGTGTTTTGCCACCGGAGGCTACGGGCCGGACGAGCGGCTGGCGCTCCGCGACGAGGTGGTCCACCGCCTTGAGACGACCACGCCCACGTTTGAGACTCAGTGCGGCTCTTGGGCCGCCTTCAAGCTGTGTCGGCTCTTGATCCTGATCACCGGCGACGCGCGCTACGGCGATTGGGTCGAGAGGTTGGCCATCAACGGAATCGCGGCGACGATCCCGATGAGTGCGTCGGGGGGCGTGATGTACAACTCCGACTACAACCCGTTCGGGGGGCAGAAGGTGAACGACGGCCAATGGACCTGCTGTACAGGCACGCGCCCCATGGCGGTGGCGGTCCTTCCGGAACTCATCTATTTCCGAGAAAGGGGGGGCGGTGTGCGCGTGAACCTGTTCGTGCCCTCGACCCTGACGTTCAATTCGTACGGCGGTGCGGTGCGGCTTCGGCAATCGACGCGCTTTCCCGAGGCGCCGAGCACCACGCTGACCTTCGAGGAGGCCCCCGGCGAGGCCATGGCTCTGAGCTTCCGGCGCCCGGGGTGGCTTTCTGGACCCATGACGGCGAAGTTGAACGGCAAGCCGTTGGCGCTTGTCGACGCCGGCAAGAACTGGATGCGCGTGAGTCGGCGCTGGCGCAAGGGAGAAGTCCTCGAACTTGAGCTGCCCATGGAGTTCCGATCGGTGCCCATCGACCCGAAGAAGACCTTTCCAACGGCGATTACCTACGGCCCGGTCGCCATGGCGTTCCGTTCCGAGTTCAATCCGGGAGGGGCCATCGAGTTCGACAAGCTTGCAGCGAACTTCGAGAAGATGCCTGGGGAGGCGCTTTCCTTCAGGCTCCGGTCTCAGCCGGGCACGCTGGCACGGCCGTATTACGCCTACAAGGAGGGCGAGGATTACTTTCTCTACCTCGACCCCTCGCTACCCAAGCGCATCGGATTCCGCAGGCTGGAAACGGCAGGCCGTTGGAACGACGGCGGCCAGTTTTGGTTCTCCAACGAGGTTGGGGCCAGTTGCGAGGCGAAGTTCGACGGCACCGGGGTGCGCTGGCTCGGGTGGAAATACGACGACGCCGGGCGCGCGGAGGTGCGCATCGACGGCAAGGTGGTTACGGTCGTCGACCAGTACGCGCCAACACGGGGAGCCCCGTTCGATTGGAGCGTCAGGGACCTGCCCCCGGGCCTGCACACGATTCGCGTGACTGTGTTGCCGGACAAAACCCCCGAGTCGAAGGATCGGTTCATCAACGTCGCCGGCTTCGAGGTGACTTTCTGGTAG